The DNA region CGGGGCGAGGAACAGCGAGAGCCGCTCGGTCTTGGCGATTGCGAGCGTCTTCGGCGCGAGCTCACCGAAAACGACGTGGAGAAACGTGATGATACTAAAACCGATTGCGAACGCAACGAGATGGATGAGATTCGCCGGGAGAACCGATTCCAGGACGGGTTCGATGAGCGCCGCGACTGCGGGTTCGCCGACCCATCCCAACCCGAGGGACGCGATGGTGATACCGAGCTGCGTTGTGGCGAGGTAGTTGTCGAGATTCGTCATCACTTCTTGGAGCGTCCCCGAGCCGGGCCGCCCTTCCTCAACGAGCTGGTCAACTGATGTCCCCCGAATCCGAACGAAGGCGAACTCTGCAGCGACAAAAAAGCCATTGAGCACCACGAGAAACAGCGCTAAGACGATTTGTGCCGCTGAAAGCGCGATGTTTACCATCGGTGCCTCCGGAAAGTACTGCCGTTCGATTGGAGTGTGTCCATAGCTATGCATCTCGTTCCAGTGACTAAAACCATCTAAAGGATTCGCGGGTGATCGACTACTGTCAGTAGTGAACTGGTCCTGTGGATTTAGAGGCCAGAGACTCTCCTCCTCATTCCGCCGACTGCCTGCGAACACGGGGCCTCGACATTCAGTAGGCAAATCAGCATCGGGTCCTGCTGAAGACAAGCTCTCTATCTCGCACTTGTGGCGCGTCATTCTGTCCGTCGAGAGGTCACTGATGAGAAACTGGGCGCGTGAACAACAGTAGTTTCGTGCCGCCACCGTCGTAGCTGATCGTCTCTGCGAGTTCCCAACCCTCTGCACCGAGGCGGTTGAGTTCGTCTGTTGGATCGACTGTCTCTCGCTTGGTCGATCCCTTTGGCGGATCAAGCGTCTTGTATTCCCATTGCTAGTGCATTTGGGTACCCACGAGCTGTTATCTGCTCTCAGATGACTCTGCTGACAGGCTGTTTTCCGTCGTGTACTGATCGAGAACGGAGCGGTGTGCTCGTACATCGTCGTCTATCACAATCATAAGTCCCAGGTAGCCCCGAGTACGAATCTCGGACGATCTGGAAATCCGTTTTCAGTACCTCACGAAGCGTCCACGTCCAACCGTGTTCGAGGTTCGAGTTCTGCGTCGGATCGGCTGCACCACCACGGTTGACGGGGTAACCATGAGGAGATCGATGGAGCCTTGTCGCTGTCGACGGCGGTCAGCCGGCGACGCGACAGCGTTGCTACTCCCGAAGAGGCGTACCTGGTCGCTGACTACCGAAAGAACCGGCGTCGGGTGGTTGGTCGCGGGGACGGCCCGACGCACAACCAGGGCCGTCCGCGCAGCCCGTGTTACTATGTCCATGGAGTCCTCGACCACCACCAGAGGCGACTCCCGCCTCGGCGCGGCGTCGCAAGCCGTAGGCACACCATTCAGCAAGCAGACGCCTCCAGACAAGCGCCAAGCGGAGCTGTAACGCTTTAGCGTTGTGATTCGCGGAGGATCAGCGGCTCGATGGCAAGTGTCCGTTTCGCTATAGTGACGATGCGAAGGACGTACGAGACGAACAGCATGAATGGAACGAGCGTCACCGCAAACGCACCGCCCACGACGAGGATGATGTGATCGAGACCGAGTGTGCTTCCCGGGAACGTCCCCGCATCGACGATTCCGACCATGATACCCGCAACGGCCAATGCCGGGACTGCAGCATAGAGAATCATCTGAGACAAGTCGATGAGTGCCCACTGGAAGTACAACGTCTTGATGTGTTCGCGCGCCGGACCAAACAGAGACAGCGCTGTTTTGAGATCGTCAAGCAAGCCGCGTTCTTCCTCATCGAGACTCTCTTCGTATTCGTTCGTAAGACGTTCAACTTGGAAGATTTTCCAACTATAGTTGAAATTTAGTGCAGCGAATAACACATCGAACGAGCCGAACTGCGCATCCTCAAGTTGGTCACGGACCTTGTCAGCGTTCCCAGTGACGCTTTCAGCGAATTCATCGACCTCTTCTCGGAGGTTCTCGTCATCATTCTTGTCAATAGACTCTCGAAGAGCTGTAGTCCGTTGTGCCGTAATTCCGATGATCTGCCGGAGGAATTCGGATGGATCGGCAGGACTCGGAGATCCGATTAATTCTTCAGTATAATCCCGGAAATCCATCGAACTGGCCATACGCTCGCGTTGATCGCCGAGCGGGCCGTTCTCCTGGGAGAGGACGAGCTGACCGATCGTGACGACGAGTGTCGTTCCAGTCACGATGACCGTGATCATCGTCGAGAACATCGTGTCGATCATGTCGCCGGACTCGATTTGCCGTGAAAACGGTGGATCGAGGACAGCGACGGCGATGATGAATGCGACGAACACGACACTGGTCAGGATGCTGGAGACGAGAAGGCGGTTCGCGCGTAGCAGCAACCAGATTTTAATCCGACTCTCGCCCGAGCGCTCACGCATCGTGTTGGCCGTACTGATGTCGGTCTCGTCAGTCATACTGGCTCACTCGATTGGGCAGGTCGCTTGAAAACGAGGTACTTGGTGCCGCCTCCCTCGTAGTCGATCGTCTCCACAAACTCCCAGCCCTCTGCACCGAGTTGATTCAACTCTGCTTTCGGATCCTCTGCTTCTTTTTGGGACTCATCACGTGGTGGGCGAAGCGTCTCGTACTCCCAGCGGGTCGCCTCTGATTCGGACATCACTACTAGTAGGTACTGCAGCCCTCTATATCCCGTTCCACTACCGAGATGGTACATTATACGGAGAACGTATTTATCGGTCCGTCTCTTTCCAGTCGCCCGGGTCCCCTTCACGGAATTCACCCTTGGCATGGCGCTCGCGGGGCCAGAAGGTGACGCCCAGCAGTACGACGTAGAATACACCCACAACGGCAACCACAGCAATTCCAGGTATACGGGCGATTCCAGCGGTTGTCAGCCAGTCTTGGCGCGGCGCGAACGCTGTAATCCTGAAGACCCACGCGACCAAGAGGACACTGAGCAGAGCGAGGTACACACGCCGGAGCCGGTTTGCGAGTGCTTCGTATACCGAGACTTTCAGCGTCGGCCTGCGATAGTCCCTGCTTAGTTCCGCTCGCCAATCATGACTTTCAGTGCCTTGGGACGGATCGAGGGCGTTTGCGAACAGGTTCTCTTGGATGACTCGAGCACGAGAGCGAAAGACATCGTAGTCCCGGTACCGCCGTGCTTCGATGCCCAGAAATATGGTGACGACAACAATCCCGATTAGCAAGATATAGTGTGGGTTATCAGCACTCGAAAACGCCCACGTCAAGATTGCTGCCATAAGCGTCACCGCCCACGTCGTCGTCTGGTCGAGGCGCTGTCGCCACGTCCCTACTCGGTCTATCTCTCCGCGATAGGCGTGGGCCATCACCGACCCGAGTCCCGTACTATCGTCAACCATTTCGCGGCCTATCTCCCGTTGGTCTGGTGCTGCTGGGTCGAACTCGTCGCTACTCGAATCGGTCATAGAGGAGAGACCTCTCCTCGCTGCATAAGCAATTATGATGACGGCGTGAACTGAAACGAATGCTTAGCCCATTCGTTCGAGTGCGTCCCTCCTGTCTTCGACCGGGGCTTGATCGTATTTGACCGTCGTTCTAGTTGTTTTGTGTCGAAGCTGCGTTGCAGCTGCTTTCAAATCCTCTTCACGCGTCATATACGTCCCCACAGAATGGCGAATCGAATACCACGTCAAATCGCGGGTTTCATACTCAATCCCTGCCTCATCACAGAGGTTCGCTAGCAAGGGATTCAACGACTGGCTGCTGTACGGATTACCATACCGCGTCAACCACAAAGCATCGGTATCCGCATACTTCCCACGCAATTCTCGTTCCTCGAGCCATCGCTCAAGCGCCATCACAGTCCGACTCTGCAGGCTGGTTTCCCAATTTTCCGTGTTCTTCGCGGAGTCTTCTTTCGGAATTCGAAGAACCTGATTTGTCGTATCAACCCAAGACACGCGAGCACGTCCAACTTCGATTGGACGCAATCC from Haloprofundus halobius includes:
- a CDS encoding DUF4177 domain-containing protein, with the translated sequence MSESEATRWEYETLRPPRDESQKEAEDPKAELNQLGAEGWEFVETIDYEGGGTKYLVFKRPAQSSEPV
- a CDS encoding DUF2270 domain-containing protein, with amino-acid sequence MTDSSSDEFDPAAPDQREIGREMVDDSTGLGSVMAHAYRGEIDRVGTWRQRLDQTTTWAVTLMAAILTWAFSSADNPHYILLIGIVVVTIFLGIEARRYRDYDVFRSRARVIQENLFANALDPSQGTESHDWRAELSRDYRRPTLKVSVYEALANRLRRVYLALLSVLLVAWVFRITAFAPRQDWLTTAGIARIPGIAVVAVVGVFYVVLLGVTFWPRERHAKGEFREGDPGDWKETDR